A single genomic interval of Adhaeribacter pallidiroseus harbors:
- a CDS encoding sigma-70 family RNA polymerase sigma factor, which yields MNPALPHHTFDKYLDVLFPYAYNILGVVDDAKDAVQEVLMKHLSGSNEQVKDEKSYLIKSVINRAINLKTQQKKTVRSKELWLPEPVATDDAADRNLHLDEVLSYSLLVLMERLSAVERAVFILRESFDYSHAEIAEILTITEEHSRKLLSRAKASIFKPAPKRTKLPDTHAREVLEQFLSAIRQRDTQKLESIMAADIRFYADGGGKVPLAASICLGATQVAALQIMIYHRFLQSANILYTVVNHQPALLTFVNNRLTSCSVFDLHPELGTLLQINVVLDPDKLKILKQIHFPS from the coding sequence ATGAACCCAGCGTTACCCCACCACACCTTTGATAAATACCTGGATGTACTATTCCCTTATGCTTATAACATTTTGGGGGTAGTAGACGACGCGAAAGACGCCGTACAAGAAGTATTAATGAAGCACTTGTCCGGTTCTAACGAGCAGGTTAAAGACGAAAAAAGTTATTTGATAAAATCGGTAATCAATCGGGCTATTAATTTAAAAACCCAGCAAAAGAAAACCGTCCGCAGCAAAGAACTTTGGTTACCGGAGCCCGTAGCCACCGACGACGCCGCGGACCGCAATCTTCATCTCGACGAAGTGCTTTCGTATTCTTTGTTGGTGTTAATGGAACGATTGAGCGCCGTGGAACGAGCTGTGTTTATTCTGCGGGAAAGCTTTGATTATTCCCACGCCGAAATAGCAGAAATATTAACGATAACCGAAGAACATTCCCGGAAGCTGCTCAGCCGGGCCAAGGCCAGCATATTTAAACCAGCCCCCAAACGCACCAAATTGCCCGATACCCACGCGCGCGAAGTGTTAGAACAGTTCTTAAGCGCCATCCGACAACGAGATACCCAAAAACTGGAGAGTATTATGGCCGCTGACATTCGCTTTTATGCCGATGGGGGCGGCAAAGTGCCGCTGGCAGCCAGTATTTGTTTGGGTGCTACCCAAGTAGCTGCTTTACAAATAATGATTTATCACCGGTTTCTCCAATCGGCCAACATCCTATACACGGTTGTCAATCACCAACCAGCCCTTTTGACATTTGTAAACAACCGGCTGACTTCCTGCTCGGTTTTCGATCTGCACCCGGAGTTGGGCACTTTGCTCCAGATTAATGTGGTTCTGGACCCGGATAAATTAAAAATATTAAAGCAAATCCACTTTCCATCTTAA
- a CDS encoding DoxX family protein, with the protein MTNLLNFPVTSPYSKYRITVYWLVTVFLVFELFYGALWDFNLLNKGYVYSILNHLGYPLYLAAILAIGKIAAAVVILIPGLWLLKEWAYAGVVILFIGGFLSHVIVGDGFGQFIWSLLFGIMALVSWKLNYQSDKVKSILIK; encoded by the coding sequence ATGACAAACCTTCTTAATTTTCCGGTAACATCCCCTTATTCTAAATACCGGATTACCGTTTATTGGCTCGTAACCGTGTTTTTAGTATTTGAACTCTTCTACGGCGCTTTATGGGATTTCAACCTCCTGAATAAAGGCTATGTCTATTCTATTTTAAATCACTTGGGCTATCCCTTGTATTTAGCTGCTATCCTGGCCATTGGTAAAATAGCCGCCGCTGTGGTAATTCTAATTCCTGGGCTCTGGTTGTTGAAAGAATGGGCTTACGCGGGAGTAGTGATTCTTTTCATTGGTGGTTTTTTATCGCATGTAATCGTGGGCGATGGTTTCGGTCAGTTTATCTGGTCGTTGTTGTTTGGAATAATGGCTTTAGTCTCCTGGAAACTGAACTACCAATCGGATAAAGTAAAATCCATCCTTATTAAATAA